The genomic region GGCAGGCGTCTCGGCCGCACAGATCGCGCAGCAGAAGCTGCAGGATCAGGGCGCGCAGCAGGTGAACAAGCAGGGAGCCTCGAAGTTCGACGCGGCTCTCGCTAACAAGGCCCAGGCGGCGGGCGGAGCCGAGCAGGTTCAGTCCACGCAGGCGGCCCAGGCCGCCCAGAAGGCCCAGGCCACGCAGAAGGCCGACCAGGTCCGCCAGGTCGAGACCGTCAACAAGACGGAGAAGGCCGGCCTGAACAAGGTCAACGGCGCCAACTCCGAGTCCATCACGGCGCGCGCCGCGCAGCCCGTGGACGCCAAGCCGGAGACGAGCAAGGCCGGCGGGATGATGTCCAACGTCGTCACCTCGCTGGAGAAGGGCCAGCTCAACCTGGAGAAGCTCATCAACGCCGGCATCAACGGCAAGGAGTTCTCCAACGGCGAGCTGCTGTCGCTCCAGGCCTCCATGTACAAGTACACCCAGGAGCTGGACCTGACGAGCAAGGTCGTCGAGAAGGCCACCAGCGGCCTCAAGGACGTCGTCAAGACCCAGGTGTAGCTCCGCTGCCTGCCCCTCACCCGGGCGGCGCCAGGAAGGGCGATCCCTCTGAGCAGGGGTCGCCCTTCCACGTTTTCCGGACCCATGTTGGAACGGAAGGGCGGCGCCGCTAAGCTAGGCCCCGCACATGACTCATCGATCGTCCAAGCTTCTCATTCCGCTCCTCGCGCTGCTTTTCCTTGCGGGCTGCTCCATCGAACTGCAGCACGGCCTGACGGAAGAGGACGCCAACGAAATCTACGTCCTGCTGAGCAAGAACGGCATCAACGCCACCAAGCTCGCATCGGGCGAAGGCAAGGACATGATGTTCACCATCGTGGTGTCCAAGTCGGACGCCGCGCAGGCCGCGGAGCTGCTGCGCAGCAACTCGCTGCCGCGCCCGATGGAGAAGGGCTTCAACCACTTCGCCAAGGGCAGCATGGTGCCCACCGCCGCCGAAGAGCGCGCGATGATGCTCAAGGCGGTGGCTGGCGAGGTCTCCAACGCCCTCACCAAGGTGGACGGCGTGCTGGAGTCCAACGTCATCGTCAACATCCCGGAGACCAATGATCTCACCCAGCCGGAGAGCAAGCCGATGCCCTCCGCCTCGGTGATGATCCGCTACCGGCCCACGCTCGAGGGCAAGCCGCCGCTGACGGAGAAGGACGTGCAGAACTTCGTCGCCTCGGCGGTGCAGGAACTCAAGCCGGACAAGGTGACGGTGCTGCTCACGCCGGCGCTGGCGCCCGTGGCGGAGACCAACCCCGAGAACCGGCTCCAGGACGTGTTCGGCCTGCGGATGACGGCGGCCAGCGCCAGCGAGTTCCGCGTCGTCGTCGCGCTGGTCTCCATCTTCGTGCTGGGCATGATTGGCCTGTCGGCCTGGGTGCTCATGCGCGGCGGCGGCTCGGCCGGACGGCCCGCGCGTCGGCAGGGCTGAGGCGGACTCTCTCCCGGTGCCTCCCGCATCGAACCCAGGGCCCTGAGGGCCGCGAGGTGACCGTTGGATCAATTCTTCACCTCGCTCAACAAACGCCAGACGATGCTGCTGCTGACCGCCATCACCTTCGGCGGTCAGGAGGGTGTCGCCTCGCTCGAGTTCCTCGCCCCCGAGGACGGGGAGCTGCTGTCCCATCGCGCGCAGGAGATCATGCAGATCCCTCGCGAGAAGCGGATCCCGCTGCTCGTGCAGGAGATCAAGAAGCTGATGAAGGACCGGCGCGGCCAGCTGTGGAGCGCCGAGCCGGAGAAGCTGGCGGCCCTCATCAAGAACGAGCGCGCCGCGCTGGTGGAGGTGGTGCTGCGCGCGCTGCCCGCGGTGCTCGCCGAGGCCGTGCGCGCCCACCTGCCGCAGAAGCCGGTGAAGCTCACCCGCGAGGTGCGCCCGCAGGTGCTGGACATCGTCCGCTGGAAGCTCGAGGAGCGGCTGTCGCGCAGCGCGGGCTCGCAGGTCGCCTTCAAGTTCAGCGACGTGCTGATGCTGCAGCCGCGCGAGCTGCTCACCGTCTGTGATCGGCTCGGGGCGCGCGTGCTGGGGCCGGCGCTGGCGGGCCTGCAGGAGGCGCAGCGAGAGCCGCTCATCGCCGCCCTGCCGCCGGATCAGAAGCAGCTGGCCTCCAAGTCGGTGCAGGCCAACGCGCCTCGCAAGCTGCCCGAGGAGGAGGCCAAGGAGCAGCTCGCGGCGCATGATGGGCTGAAGAACCTCTCGGCCGCCATCCGCAGCGCGGGCACCCAGCGCCTGGCGCGCGCGTGCGTGTCCCAGTCCGCGGAGTTCGCCGCGCGCATGCTCGAGCGCCACCGCGGTGAGTTCGGCAGCCTGCTGGCGAAGTGGGTCCGGGACGAGCGCTCCAAGCCCGTCTCGCGGACCACGGATGGCGGGCGCGCGGACATCGTCGCGGACCTGGAGCGGCTCGCCAACCGGGGCCTCATCGAGCGCCCGGTGCGGCTCACTCCGCAGCGCCCGGCGCTGAATCCTCCTCCTGCCAAGGCCCCGCCGCCGGCCGCGCGTGAGCCGGTTCCCTCCCGAGTGGGGCCCGCTCCGGAGCGCGCGAGCGCCGTCGGGCCCGCTCCTTCCCCTCGGCGCGATCCCATGGCCGAGCGCGAGGCTCGTCGCGCGGGTGCCGTGGGCGGGGCGTCCCCTCAGGCCAGCGCCAACGAGCGCCGCGATCCCATGGCCGAGCGCGCCGCCCGCCGTGCCGGCGCCCTGTCCACCCGCGAGCCGCCTCCGGTCCGGGAGCAGTCGCGCATCGCGCCCCTGGGAGACGAGGGGCCGGAGCCCTCGCGCAAGCTCCGCGCGGCTCCGCGCGAGTCCACCGTCGGTGTCCCTCCCCGGCGTGAGTCCACCGTCGGTGTCCCTCCCCGGAAAGACTCGAAGGTGGCGCCGGATCCCACGGGAGCCCGCATCGGCCCTCCTCCCGCCCGGGATGGCTCACGCGTGGGCGCCCGACAGCCTCCGCCCGAGGTGGAGGTCTCCCGCTCCAGCACCCGACAGCCTCCCGCGGAAGGCGCGAACATCTCCCGCCCCGGCCCCCGGAAGCCTCCGCCCGAGGTGGGAGCGGCCCCCGCGCCCCGCCGGGAGCGGGAGGGAGAGCGGCGCCCCGTTCCGCCCGCCCGCATCCCGCCTCGGCCGGTGGAGCGGGCCCACGTGACGACGGATCCCGACGGCTCTCGCGTCATCTCCTCGCCCGCGGTCCGCAGCCAGCGGACCGGGGTGCGTCCTGCACTTACAGCCGATGAGCCAGAGCGCCCGCCCCGCGTCCTTTCGGGCAAGCCTTCGGTCTCTTCCGGAGGGGGAATCCCCGCGGCGCGAGGAGAGGGGACGGCCGTGCAGCGCCGGCCCCGGCCCGGGCCGGATGGCAACTCGGGGCGTGGACCTCGGGGCGGATCGCGTTAGCATCCGGTCTGCAAGGAGCTGTCCATGGCGATCGGCAAGGTGATCAAAGGTGATGGGTCGGGCGAGGCCGCCGCCGCGAACGAGCGGCCTTCCCTGGTGCAGCGCCCCGCTCGCGCGGGCGTGATGAACGCCGAGGTCTTCGAGGCCCGCCAGAGCGCCCAGACCATCATCGAGGATGCGAACCGGGAGAAGGAGCGCATCCTCGCCGAGGCCCAGCGCGAGCGCGAGGAGGTGCTGGCCAAGGCGCGCGAGCAGGGCCGCCAGGAGGGGCTGGCGCAGTCCACCGAGGTGCTGCTGCGCGCCAAGATGCAGGCCGGGGAGATGCTGGCCAACAACGAGAGGGACATCATCGCCCTGGCCATGAAGATCGCCGAGAAGGTCATCGGCCGCGACGTGGAGCGTCAGCCGGAGCTGATGATCGACATGTGCGCCACGGCCATCGAGCAGATCCGCAACGCGCGCGCCATGGTGCTCAGGGTGCACCCCAAGACGGCGCAGGTGCTGCGCGCTCGCAAGCCGGAGCTGATGGAGCTCATCGGCCGCGCGGTGGACCTCGCCATCCGCGAGGACCCCGAGGTGTCGTCGGTGGGCTGCATCGTCCAGACGGAGTTCGGCACCGTGGACGCGCAGCTGCCCACGCAGTTCGAGATGCTGCAGAACGTCCTGCTGCCCGACCCCAACAAGAAGAAGGAAGGACCGGCGTAGGGCCATGGCGATCGATCTCTCGCACTACTACGCGCTGCTGAAGGAGTCCTCGCTCCTGCGGGTCCGGGGCCGCGTGACGGAGCTGACGGGCCTGGTGGTCAAGGCCAGCGTGCCCAACGTCCGCGTGGGAGAGGTGGTCTACATCAAGGCCCGCGCCGCCAAGGTGAAGGCCGAGGTGGTGGGCTTCCAGGGCGACGAGGTGATGCTCATGCCCCTGGGCGAGCTGTCCGGCATCGGTCCGGACAGCGAAGTCATCCCCACCGGCAACCCGCTCACCATCAAGTGCGGAGACCAGCTGCTGGGCCGCGTGCTCGGCGGCACCGGCGAGCCCATCGACGGCAAGCCGCTGCCGGATGGCATGCTCGACTGGTCCGTG from Hyalangium gracile harbors:
- a CDS encoding ATP-dependent helicase HrpB, translated to MNKQGASKFDAALANKAQAAGGAEQVQSTQAAQAAQKAQATQKADQVRQVETVNKTEKAGLNKVNGANSESITARAAQPVDAKPETSKAGGMMSNVVTSLEKGQLNLEKLINAGINGKEFSNGELLSLQASMYKYTQELDLTSKVVEKATSGLKDVVKTQV
- a CDS encoding type III secretion protein, with translation MTHRSSKLLIPLLALLFLAGCSIELQHGLTEEDANEIYVLLSKNGINATKLASGEGKDMMFTIVVSKSDAAQAAELLRSNSLPRPMEKGFNHFAKGSMVPTAAEERAMMLKAVAGEVSNALTKVDGVLESNVIVNIPETNDLTQPESKPMPSASVMIRYRPTLEGKPPLTEKDVQNFVASAVQELKPDKVTVLLTPALAPVAETNPENRLQDVFGLRMTAASASEFRVVVALVSIFVLGMIGLSAWVLMRGGGSAGRPARRQG
- a CDS encoding FliH/SctL family protein, which produces MAIGKVIKGDGSGEAAAANERPSLVQRPARAGVMNAEVFEARQSAQTIIEDANREKERILAEAQREREEVLAKAREQGRQEGLAQSTEVLLRAKMQAGEMLANNERDIIALAMKIAEKVIGRDVERQPELMIDMCATAIEQIRNARAMVLRVHPKTAQVLRARKPELMELIGRAVDLAIREDPEVSSVGCIVQTEFGTVDAQLPTQFEMLQNVLLPDPNKKKEGPA